A section of the Verrucomicrobium sp. GAS474 genome encodes:
- a CDS encoding GntR family transcriptional regulator, giving the protein MLLHLNPQSGLPLYRQMLRQIQERIAGGQLKAGEQLPSVRELSASLGVNPLTVAKVYQLLERDGTVETRRGQGTFVAAGKKPLAPAAQGRLLQPAVDQVVGEALHLGLPLSELQRLIEKTYADKSR; this is encoded by the coding sequence ATGCTCCTCCACCTCAACCCCCAGAGCGGCCTTCCCCTCTACCGGCAGATGCTCCGGCAGATCCAGGAACGGATCGCGGGAGGGCAGTTGAAGGCCGGGGAACAGCTGCCCTCCGTGCGGGAGCTTTCCGCCTCCCTCGGCGTCAATCCCCTCACCGTGGCCAAGGTCTATCAGCTCCTCGAGCGGGACGGCACCGTCGAGACCCGGCGCGGCCAGGGGACCTTCGTCGCGGCGGGGAAGAAACCCCTCGCCCCCGCCGCGCAGGGCCGCCTCCTCCAGCCCGCCGTCGACCAGGTCGTCGGCGAGGCCCTCCACCTCGGCCTCCCCCTTTCCGAACTCCAACGCCTCATCGAGAAAACCTATGCCGACAAATCCCGCTGA
- a CDS encoding ABC transporter ATP-binding protein: protein MPTNPADSFASIGSTFAPDSGAYAIEAVGLRRSFGKTEALRDLTLRVPKGGVYGFLGRNGAGKTTAIRLLAGLIKPDAGTVRILGQDPFTLSPEDRQRVGYVSEKQILPANMKVATIVSFCAPLYPRWDAALVRRLFDRFRIDPKKPVSTLSQGGQRQVALVLALAQRPELLILDEPASTLDAVARRELLGEILDLLRAEGDAGSRPTVFLSSHILSDIERVADRVGILADGRLKIDEPLDTLKETVKRVRFHSFPANTNLAALTPPGAYEVIRERHEIAAILRLPNGEGDPAPAEAFARAHGAQCEITDLNLEDLFVALSKTGEMR, encoded by the coding sequence ATGCCGACAAATCCCGCTGATTCCTTTGCCTCCATCGGGTCCACATTCGCACCCGATTCCGGCGCTTATGCCATCGAAGCCGTCGGCCTCCGCCGTTCCTTCGGCAAGACCGAAGCCCTGCGCGACCTCACCCTCCGCGTACCGAAGGGCGGCGTCTACGGTTTCCTTGGCCGCAACGGCGCGGGAAAGACGACCGCCATCCGCCTCCTCGCCGGACTCATCAAGCCCGACGCCGGGACCGTCCGCATCCTCGGCCAGGACCCTTTCACCCTCTCCCCCGAGGATCGCCAACGGGTCGGCTACGTCAGCGAGAAGCAGATCCTCCCGGCCAACATGAAGGTCGCCACCATCGTCTCCTTCTGCGCCCCGCTCTACCCGCGGTGGGACGCCGCCCTCGTCCGCCGCCTCTTCGACCGCTTCCGGATCGACCCGAAGAAACCGGTCTCCACCCTCTCGCAAGGCGGCCAGCGGCAGGTCGCCCTCGTCCTCGCCCTCGCCCAGCGGCCCGAACTCCTCATCCTCGACGAACCGGCCTCCACCCTCGACGCCGTCGCCCGCCGCGAACTCCTCGGCGAAATCCTCGACCTCCTCCGCGCGGAGGGGGACGCCGGAAGCCGCCCCACCGTCTTCCTCTCCTCCCACATCCTCTCCGACATCGAGCGGGTCGCCGACCGCGTCGGCATCCTCGCCGACGGGCGGCTGAAGATCGACGAGCCGCTCGACACCCTGAAGGAAACCGTCAAGCGGGTCCGCTTCCACTCCTTCCCGGCGAACACGAACCTCGCCGCCCTCACCCCGCCCGGAGCCTACGAGGTGATCCGGGAACGCCACGAAATCGCCGCGATCCTCCGTCTTCCCAATGGCGAAGGCGATCCCGCCCCCGCCGAAGCCTTCGCCCGCGCCCACGGCGCCCAATGCGAAATCACCGACCTCAACCTCGAAGACCTCTTCGTCGCGTTGAGCAAGACGGGGGAAATGCGATGA
- a CDS encoding malate:quinone oxidoreductase: MSCSSGTCGCSTKPNASQVIDVALIGGGIMSATLAALLRELEPTWKIALFERLDRPASESSDAWNNAGTGHAALCELNYTPEKADGSIDISKALKINESFEVTKQFWSSLVEAGKIPSPGAFLQRTPHMSFVRGEANVAYLRKRHAALTKNHLFAAMEYSEDPAVIAKWIPLVMEGRDPQEKIAATWYAEGTDVNFGALTRALLAEVEKSQGTFLRYRHEVRDVKRDASGHWALRIRDLDTNETGTVAARFVFLGAGGGALPLLQKSGIPEGKGFGGFPVSGQWLRCKNPDLIARHGAKVYGKASVGTPPMSVPHLDTRVIDGKKALLFGPYAGFSTKFLKQGSFLDLPLSIKPDNLWPMVKTGIDNVPLTQYLIGQVLQSWETRIDALREYFPNVKAEDWELEIAGQRVQVIKKDKEKGGVLQFGTEVICAGDGSLAALLGASPGASTAVPIMLEILKGCFKAQVGTPAWQEKLAKLIPSYGHSLEKDAALWGKIHAWTGKTLGVRAGGGDS, encoded by the coding sequence ATGTCCTGCTCCTCCGGTACCTGCGGCTGTTCCACGAAACCCAACGCCTCCCAAGTCATCGACGTCGCCCTGATCGGCGGCGGGATCATGTCGGCGACGCTGGCCGCCCTCCTGCGGGAGCTGGAGCCGACGTGGAAGATCGCCCTCTTCGAGCGCCTCGACCGGCCCGCCTCGGAGAGCTCCGACGCGTGGAACAACGCCGGAACCGGCCACGCCGCCCTCTGCGAGCTGAACTACACGCCGGAGAAGGCCGACGGCTCGATCGACATTTCAAAGGCGCTCAAGATCAACGAATCGTTCGAGGTCACGAAGCAGTTCTGGTCGTCCCTCGTCGAGGCCGGGAAGATCCCCTCGCCCGGCGCGTTCCTCCAGCGGACGCCCCACATGAGCTTCGTCCGGGGCGAGGCGAACGTCGCCTACCTGCGGAAGCGCCACGCGGCGCTGACGAAGAACCATCTCTTCGCCGCGATGGAATACTCGGAAGACCCCGCCGTCATCGCGAAGTGGATCCCCCTCGTGATGGAGGGGCGCGACCCGCAGGAGAAGATCGCCGCGACCTGGTACGCCGAGGGGACCGACGTCAACTTCGGCGCTCTCACCCGCGCCCTCCTCGCCGAGGTCGAGAAGAGCCAGGGGACCTTCCTCCGCTACCGCCACGAGGTCCGCGACGTGAAGAGGGACGCCTCAGGCCATTGGGCCCTCCGCATCCGCGACCTCGACACGAACGAGACCGGCACCGTCGCGGCCCGCTTCGTCTTCCTCGGCGCGGGCGGCGGGGCGCTCCCGCTCCTCCAGAAGTCGGGCATCCCGGAAGGGAAGGGCTTCGGCGGCTTCCCCGTCAGCGGCCAGTGGCTGCGGTGCAAGAACCCCGACCTCATCGCCCGCCACGGCGCGAAGGTCTACGGCAAGGCCTCCGTCGGCACGCCCCCCATGTCGGTCCCCCACCTCGACACCCGCGTGATCGACGGGAAGAAGGCCCTCCTCTTCGGCCCCTACGCCGGGTTCTCGACGAAGTTCCTGAAGCAGGGCTCCTTCCTCGACCTCCCGCTCTCGATCAAGCCCGACAACCTCTGGCCGATGGTGAAGACCGGCATCGACAACGTCCCCCTCACGCAATACCTCATCGGCCAGGTCCTCCAGTCGTGGGAGACCCGGATCGACGCGCTCCGCGAATACTTCCCCAACGTGAAGGCCGAGGACTGGGAGCTCGAGATCGCCGGGCAGCGGGTCCAGGTCATCAAGAAGGACAAGGAAAAGGGGGGCGTCCTCCAGTTCGGCACCGAGGTCATCTGCGCCGGGGACGGCTCCCTCGCCGCCCTCCTCGGGGCCTCCCCCGGGGCCTCGACCGCCGTCCCGATCATGCTGGAGATCCTCAAGGGATGCTTCAAGGCGCAGGTCGGCACGCCCGCCTGGCAGGAGAAGCTCGCGAAGCTGATCCCCTCCTACGGCCACTCCCTCGAAAAGGACGCCGCCCTGTGGGGGAAGATCCACGCGTGGACGGGGAAGACGCTCGGCGTCCGCGCCGGCGGCGGCGATTCTTGA
- a CDS encoding UDP-glucose--hexose-1-phosphate uridylyltransferase — protein sequence MHTPSAIPTPSEHPHRRFNPLTGEWVLVSPHRTKRPWLGKQEPPVADQRPQHDPKCYLCSGNERAVGTRNPEYTHTFVFDNDFAALLPEAPASTGSPSPLLLSENVRGECRVICFSPRHDLTLPELSETDILRVVEVWAQQVSELGRKYRWVQVFENKGDIMGCSNPHPHGQVWASNFLPNEAAKEDRNQQTYWADREPRRTALLLDYVEQELALKERIVVENQDWVVVVPYWAVWPFETLLLPRRRVIARLPDLTEGERHHLASILKRLTTKYDNLFETSFPYSMGWHGAPTDDGIYPHWQLHAHFCPPLLRSASVKKFMVGYEMLAEAQRDLTPEQAAARLRELPEIHYKSRAR from the coding sequence ATGCATACCCCCTCTGCCATTCCCACCCCCTCGGAACATCCCCACCGCCGCTTCAACCCCCTGACCGGCGAATGGGTCCTCGTCTCCCCCCACCGGACGAAGCGCCCGTGGCTGGGCAAGCAGGAGCCCCCCGTCGCCGACCAGCGCCCGCAGCACGACCCGAAGTGCTACCTCTGCTCCGGCAACGAGCGGGCCGTCGGCACCCGCAATCCCGAATACACCCACACCTTCGTCTTCGACAACGACTTCGCCGCCCTCCTCCCCGAGGCCCCGGCCTCGACCGGGAGCCCCTCCCCCCTCCTCCTCAGCGAGAACGTCCGGGGCGAGTGCCGCGTCATCTGCTTCTCCCCCCGCCACGACCTCACCCTCCCCGAACTCAGCGAGACCGACATCCTCCGCGTCGTCGAGGTCTGGGCGCAGCAGGTGAGCGAGCTGGGCCGCAAGTACCGCTGGGTCCAGGTCTTCGAGAACAAGGGGGACATCATGGGCTGCTCCAACCCCCATCCCCACGGCCAGGTCTGGGCCTCGAACTTCCTGCCGAACGAGGCCGCGAAGGAAGACCGGAACCAGCAGACCTACTGGGCCGACCGCGAGCCGCGCCGCACCGCCCTCCTCCTCGACTACGTCGAGCAGGAGCTGGCGCTCAAGGAGCGGATCGTCGTCGAGAACCAGGACTGGGTCGTCGTCGTTCCCTACTGGGCCGTCTGGCCCTTCGAGACCCTCCTCCTCCCCCGCCGCCGCGTCATCGCCCGCCTCCCCGACCTCACCGAGGGGGAGCGTCACCACCTCGCCTCGATCCTGAAGCGGCTGACGACGAAGTACGACAACCTCTTCGAGACCTCCTTCCCCTACTCGATGGGCTGGCACGGCGCGCCGACCGACGACGGGATCTACCCGCACTGGCAGCTCCACGCCCACTTCTGCCCGCCCCTCCTCCGCTCGGCCTCGGTGAAGAAATTCATGGTCGGCTACGAGATGCTGGCCGAAGCCCAGCGCGACCTCACGCCGGAGCAGGCCGCCGCGCGGCTGCGCGAGCTGCCCGAGATCCATTACAAGAGCCGGGCGCGGTAG
- the nagB gene encoding glucosamine-6-phosphate deaminase — translation MKIKPDSIVDFRFEKMPFRIFPGAAEASAAAAQEIAGLIRAREEEGRPCVLGLATGSTPVGVYRELIRLHKEEGLSFANVITFNLDEYYPMGPENPQSYRAFMEEHFFSHVDIVPANTHVPSGTVSMEEVPAACAAFDKAIEQAGGLDLQILGIGRTGHIGFNEPGSLRRSRTRLISLDPLTRLDAASNFGGLQAVPRRAITMGIRTILGARRVLLLAFGEHKAPIIREALEGEMRAEVPSTFLQEHDDVLVLLDPAAASDLTRVRTPWVVDASSEGKDGMLEWDDRLVCQAVVWLARERNKAILKLTGDDYNAGGLRDLVAQPRYGSAYEINRKVFYRLQDTITGWPGGKPPERIEREGQSPPLRGSGSQGQRFPKKIVVFSPHPDDDVISMGGTVIRLVEQGHDVHIAYHVSGSNAVSDEALQRHMEFVRDTLTESGAILPAGVDEPANARRLKALIRKSEARASARRCGVPMENLHFLEMPFYETGLVQRAPLGGEDVALLVALLEEIKPDQLYAAGDLADPHGTHRMCLEGVRKALAQCAAAGSPWVAGCGKWLYRGAWAAWPIHQVAMAVPLSPDEVVRKRQAIFKHETQKDQALFMGADTREFWQRAEERTRAAAEDYNFLGLPEYEAVETFAAWA, via the coding sequence ATGAAGATCAAACCTGATTCCATCGTCGATTTCCGTTTCGAGAAAATGCCGTTCCGCATCTTCCCCGGCGCCGCCGAGGCCTCGGCGGCGGCCGCCCAGGAGATCGCCGGGCTGATCCGGGCGCGGGAGGAGGAGGGCCGCCCCTGCGTCCTCGGCCTCGCCACCGGCTCGACGCCGGTCGGGGTCTATCGCGAGTTGATCCGCCTCCACAAGGAGGAGGGCCTCAGCTTCGCCAACGTCATCACCTTCAACCTCGACGAGTACTACCCGATGGGGCCGGAGAATCCCCAGAGCTACCGGGCCTTCATGGAGGAGCACTTCTTCTCCCACGTCGATATCGTCCCGGCGAACACCCACGTCCCGAGCGGCACCGTATCGATGGAGGAGGTCCCCGCCGCCTGCGCCGCCTTCGACAAGGCGATCGAGCAGGCGGGCGGCCTCGACCTCCAGATCCTCGGCATCGGGCGGACCGGCCACATCGGCTTCAACGAGCCGGGGAGCCTCCGCCGCTCCAGGACGCGGCTCATCTCCCTCGACCCGCTCACCCGCCTCGACGCGGCCTCGAACTTCGGCGGCCTCCAGGCCGTCCCCCGCCGCGCGATCACGATGGGCATCCGGACGATCCTCGGCGCCCGGCGCGTCCTCCTCCTCGCCTTCGGCGAGCACAAGGCCCCGATCATCCGCGAGGCGCTGGAGGGCGAGATGCGGGCCGAGGTCCCCTCGACCTTCCTCCAGGAGCACGACGACGTCCTCGTCCTCCTCGATCCCGCCGCCGCCTCCGACCTCACCCGCGTCCGGACGCCGTGGGTCGTCGACGCCTCCTCGGAGGGCAAGGACGGCATGCTCGAATGGGACGACCGCCTCGTCTGCCAGGCCGTCGTCTGGCTCGCCCGCGAGCGGAACAAGGCGATCCTGAAGCTGACCGGCGACGACTACAACGCGGGCGGCCTCCGCGACCTCGTCGCCCAGCCCCGCTACGGCTCGGCCTACGAGATCAACCGGAAGGTCTTCTACCGCCTCCAGGACACGATCACCGGCTGGCCCGGCGGGAAGCCGCCGGAACGGATCGAGCGCGAGGGGCAGTCGCCCCCCCTGCGCGGCTCGGGCAGCCAGGGCCAACGCTTCCCGAAGAAGATCGTCGTCTTCTCCCCCCATCCCGACGACGACGTGATCTCGATGGGCGGGACGGTGATCCGCCTCGTCGAGCAGGGCCACGACGTCCACATCGCCTACCACGTCAGCGGGAGCAACGCCGTCTCCGACGAGGCGCTCCAGCGGCACATGGAATTCGTCCGGGACACGCTGACCGAGTCGGGGGCGATCCTCCCCGCGGGGGTCGACGAGCCCGCCAACGCGCGGCGGCTGAAGGCGCTGATCCGCAAATCGGAGGCGCGGGCCTCGGCCCGGCGCTGCGGGGTGCCGATGGAGAACCTCCATTTCCTCGAGATGCCGTTCTACGAGACCGGCCTCGTCCAGCGCGCCCCCCTCGGCGGGGAGGACGTCGCGCTCCTCGTCGCCCTGCTGGAAGAGATCAAGCCCGACCAGCTCTACGCGGCGGGCGACCTCGCCGACCCGCACGGCACCCACCGGATGTGCCTGGAGGGGGTCCGGAAGGCCCTCGCCCAGTGCGCCGCCGCCGGGTCCCCGTGGGTCGCCGGGTGCGGGAAGTGGCTCTATCGCGGGGCGTGGGCGGCGTGGCCGATCCACCAGGTTGCGATGGCCGTCCCGCTGAGCCCCGACGAGGTCGTCCGCAAGCGGCAGGCGATCTTCAAGCACGAGACCCAGAAGGATCAGGCCCTCTTCATGGGGGCCGACACGCGGGAATTCTGGCAACGCGCCGAGGAGCGGACCCGCGCGGCGGCGGAGGATTACAATTTCCTCGGCCTGCCGGAGTACGAGGCGGTGGAGACGTTCGCGGCGTGGGCGTAG
- a CDS encoding tetratricopeptide repeat protein: MRFDFFRLRLLPLLFLGAVVSAGAATPPAPPAAPAPAPATPASSAALTPAPASAPSDDEVRASSDLQGAFDAGLFDKVNAGAKGFLQKTPKSPLRFNVLFLQGRALYFLGQYGPALAVFSSSPDAPDALAPSFVFWRAETLAAQANWPEAEKGYRDLLARYAAAPEAVSGQGQLGLAWVLYKEGNGKDARALLASLMQAQPPTESGEKAALVLTKIEIADNHLDAAVATLDALAARKVKPASATAFEADYWRGELALLQGKSAEAIGFFRRVVDSPKAFPQPLVAGSWFDLGSAYQKTGDHAKAMTAFDKAFRLTQAEPEKLAAFRLYLRSAAALQRLPEAQGTLRDFAKNEKSPVTASAALFAIASSQAEANTPADAIQTFEALLTAYPQTIWRADAYSRLGQLYADTGKPDQALAALQNCVDAVQGGSGSGDGGSIALAREAQFKAAEIYFAKGDYAKAADLYRKAAAPGAGTSSATTEKALFNLLLSEARTGDLPGFLASEGDFAKAFPASSLAVRVVLEKAALYQKAGKTDEARAAYRDALDKADSKAPGDVTTLFKAQKPLLLLRLADLERAAGKTDDALALYNRIATEFPDDPRVAEAAYAWVMVGYEAGKITSEQAREQLLALARRFDKSPEAAAILFTAAEFFHQQQDYASAQTHFEAMAKNYPDSPLLPEALYFAGESALKLKDYATAIQILEKIPDSSPRKAAARLLQGLAYHLQGKYTNAIALFDAVLGTEKSGPLFVTATLRKGNALYALGGNDSTRYEQAASTYGTLLNGTQGDFSQRNEAAYARGKCFEKLNRIDDALTLYLSVLNGQTMPGGTAPPAGTPPEILWRTKAGIDAADLRRRQENWRAAADLYRRLEALGGPNQAEFRDALMKLRREHFLYDDDPDASAPAATSAPASAPASPPAPSAAGNGTP; this comes from the coding sequence GTGCGTTTCGATTTTTTCCGCCTCCGCTTGCTCCCGCTCCTCTTTCTGGGAGCCGTTGTTTCCGCCGGGGCGGCGACTCCCCCCGCGCCTCCGGCAGCTCCGGCCCCGGCTCCCGCCACCCCGGCCTCCTCGGCGGCTCTCACTCCCGCCCCCGCCTCGGCCCCTTCCGACGACGAGGTCCGCGCGTCTTCCGACCTCCAGGGGGCCTTCGACGCGGGGCTCTTCGACAAGGTCAATGCGGGGGCGAAGGGGTTCCTCCAGAAGACCCCGAAGAGCCCGCTCCGGTTCAACGTCCTCTTCCTCCAGGGCCGCGCCCTTTATTTCCTCGGCCAATACGGGCCGGCGCTCGCCGTCTTTTCCTCCTCCCCCGACGCGCCCGATGCGCTCGCCCCCTCGTTCGTCTTCTGGCGGGCGGAGACGCTCGCGGCACAGGCGAACTGGCCCGAGGCGGAGAAGGGATACCGCGATCTCCTTGCCCGCTACGCCGCCGCGCCGGAGGCGGTCTCCGGCCAGGGGCAGCTCGGCCTCGCCTGGGTCCTCTACAAGGAGGGGAACGGGAAGGACGCCCGCGCGCTCCTCGCCTCGCTGATGCAGGCGCAGCCGCCGACGGAGAGCGGGGAGAAGGCGGCCCTCGTCCTCACGAAGATCGAGATCGCCGACAACCACCTCGACGCCGCCGTGGCGACCCTCGACGCCCTCGCGGCGCGGAAGGTGAAGCCCGCCTCGGCGACGGCCTTCGAGGCCGATTACTGGCGCGGGGAGCTGGCGCTGCTCCAGGGGAAGAGCGCCGAGGCGATCGGCTTCTTCCGCCGTGTCGTCGACAGCCCGAAGGCCTTCCCGCAGCCCCTCGTCGCCGGATCGTGGTTCGACCTCGGGAGCGCCTACCAGAAGACGGGCGACCACGCGAAGGCGATGACGGCCTTCGACAAGGCGTTCCGCCTCACCCAGGCCGAGCCGGAGAAGCTCGCCGCCTTCCGCCTCTACCTCCGCAGCGCGGCGGCGCTCCAGCGGCTCCCCGAGGCGCAGGGGACGCTCCGCGACTTCGCCAAGAACGAGAAATCGCCCGTCACCGCCTCGGCGGCGCTCTTCGCCATCGCCTCGAGCCAGGCCGAGGCGAACACCCCCGCCGACGCGATCCAGACCTTCGAGGCGCTCCTCACGGCCTACCCGCAGACGATCTGGCGGGCCGACGCCTACTCCCGCCTCGGCCAGCTCTATGCCGACACGGGAAAGCCCGACCAGGCCCTCGCCGCGCTCCAGAATTGCGTCGATGCGGTGCAGGGCGGTTCGGGCTCCGGCGACGGCGGTTCGATCGCGCTCGCCCGGGAGGCGCAGTTCAAGGCGGCCGAGATCTACTTCGCCAAGGGGGACTACGCGAAGGCCGCCGACCTCTACCGGAAGGCTGCCGCCCCCGGCGCGGGGACCTCGTCGGCGACGACGGAGAAGGCCCTCTTCAACCTCCTCCTCAGCGAGGCCCGGACGGGCGACCTCCCCGGCTTCCTGGCGAGCGAGGGCGACTTCGCGAAGGCCTTCCCCGCGAGTTCCCTCGCCGTCCGCGTGGTGCTGGAGAAGGCGGCGCTCTACCAAAAGGCGGGGAAGACCGACGAGGCCCGCGCGGCCTATCGCGACGCCCTCGACAAGGCCGACAGCAAGGCCCCGGGCGATGTCACGACGCTCTTCAAGGCGCAGAAGCCGCTCCTCCTCCTCCGCCTCGCCGACCTCGAGCGGGCGGCGGGGAAGACCGACGACGCCCTCGCCCTCTACAACCGGATCGCGACCGAGTTCCCCGACGACCCCCGCGTCGCCGAGGCGGCCTATGCCTGGGTGATGGTCGGATACGAGGCGGGGAAGATCACCTCGGAGCAGGCCCGGGAGCAGCTCCTCGCCCTCGCCCGCCGCTTCGACAAGAGCCCCGAGGCCGCCGCGATCCTCTTCACCGCCGCCGAGTTCTTCCACCAGCAGCAGGACTACGCCAGCGCCCAGACCCACTTCGAGGCGATGGCGAAGAACTATCCCGACAGCCCGCTCCTCCCCGAGGCGCTCTATTTCGCCGGGGAATCGGCGCTGAAGCTGAAGGACTACGCCACGGCGATCCAGATCCTCGAGAAGATCCCCGACTCCTCCCCGCGCAAGGCGGCGGCGCGGCTCCTCCAGGGCCTCGCCTACCACCTGCAGGGGAAGTACACGAACGCCATCGCCCTCTTCGACGCCGTCCTGGGGACCGAGAAGAGCGGCCCCCTCTTCGTCACCGCGACGCTCCGCAAGGGAAACGCCCTCTACGCCCTCGGCGGCAACGACTCGACCCGCTACGAGCAGGCCGCCTCGACCTACGGCACGCTGCTGAACGGGACGCAGGGCGATTTCTCCCAGCGCAACGAGGCGGCCTACGCCCGCGGGAAGTGCTTCGAGAAACTGAACCGGATCGACGACGCGCTCACCCTCTACCTCTCGGTCCTCAACGGCCAGACGATGCCGGGCGGGACCGCGCCCCCCGCCGGGACGCCGCCCGAGATCCTCTGGCGGACCAAGGCCGGGATCGACGCCGCCGACCTCCGGCGTCGTCAGGAGAACTGGCGCGCCGCCGCCGACCTCTACCGCCGCCTCGAGGCCCTCGGCGGGCCGAACCAGGCCGAGTTCCGCGACGCCCTCATGAAGCTGCGGCGGGAACACTTCCTCTACGACGACGATCCCGACGCGTCGGCGCCCGCGGCGACTTCCGCTCCCGCTTCGGCTCCGGCCTCCCCTCCCGCTCCGTCGGCGGCGGGGAACGGGACGCCCTGA